One Luoshenia tenuis genomic region harbors:
- the thiM gene encoding hydroxyethylthiazole kinase produces MANEYTQRLAALLGAVKEKRPLVHHITNYVTVNDCANIALALGASPVMADDIGEAAEMTGAAQALVLNIGTLNARTVEAMLASGRRANEKGIPIVLDPVGAGATALRNRTAEKLLEQLKISVVRGNLSEIKFLRGLGGETRGVDAADQDGLPARVALARELAQMLHSVVTITGPTDVASDGEKVLRVDNGCALLSGVTGTGCMSTTLVAGLCGAAQPEDTLLCAAGGVALMGLAGELSLEREDGRELGHFHMGIIDAIGRMDEKTLLERVKIDEA; encoded by the coding sequence ATGGCAAATGAATATACGCAAAGGCTGGCGGCGCTGCTGGGCGCAGTGAAGGAGAAGCGGCCTTTGGTGCACCATATCACCAATTATGTAACGGTAAACGACTGCGCCAATATCGCGCTGGCGCTGGGGGCCTCCCCGGTGATGGCGGACGATATCGGCGAGGCGGCGGAGATGACGGGCGCGGCCCAGGCGCTGGTGCTCAACATCGGCACGCTGAACGCGCGCACGGTGGAGGCCATGCTGGCATCTGGCCGCAGGGCCAACGAAAAGGGCATCCCCATCGTTTTGGACCCGGTGGGCGCGGGGGCGACTGCGTTGCGCAACCGCACGGCGGAAAAGCTGCTGGAGCAGCTTAAAATATCCGTGGTGCGGGGCAACCTTTCGGAGATCAAATTCCTGCGCGGCCTGGGCGGGGAGACCCGGGGCGTGGACGCGGCGGACCAGGACGGGCTGCCCGCGCGGGTTGCCCTGGCAAGGGAATTGGCGCAGATGCTGCACAGCGTGGTGACCATTACAGGGCCTACGGACGTGGCCTCGGATGGGGAAAAGGTGCTGCGGGTGGATAACGGCTGCGCGCTGCTCTCGGGCGTGACGGGCACGGGCTGCATGTCTACCACGCTGGTGGCCGGATTGTGCGGCGCGGCGCAGCCGGAGGATACCCTGCTGTGCGCCGCCGGCGGCGTGGCGCTGATGGGCCTGGCGGGCGAGCTGAGTTTGGAAAGAGAGGACGGCCGGGAGCTAGGGCACTTCCATATGGGGATCATCGACGCGATTGGCCGCATGGACGAAAAGACGCTGCTGGAGAGGGTGAAGATCGATGAAGCCTGA
- the thiE gene encoding thiamine phosphate synthase translates to MKPEVDYTLYLVTDRELMSTTTLDEAVAQAVKGGCTLVQLREKDCTSLEFYQQALRVKAICDAAGVPLIINDRADIAQAVDAAGVHLGQSDLPCQVARRMLGPDKIIGVSAGTLPEALKAAADGADYLGVGAMYATATKQDADVTTMEELKAIRAAVELPIVIIGGVNESTLPRFAHTGVDGAAVVSAIIAQKDIASAARRLYPLAAKLK, encoded by the coding sequence ATGAAGCCTGAGGTGGATTATACGCTCTACCTGGTGACCGACCGGGAGCTGATGAGCACAACAACGCTGGATGAGGCGGTGGCCCAGGCGGTAAAGGGCGGCTGCACGCTGGTACAGCTGCGGGAGAAGGATTGCACCTCGCTGGAGTTTTACCAGCAGGCCCTGCGGGTCAAGGCCATTTGCGATGCGGCGGGGGTGCCGCTGATCATCAACGACCGGGCGGATATTGCCCAGGCCGTGGACGCGGCGGGGGTGCACCTGGGCCAGAGCGACCTGCCCTGTCAGGTGGCGCGGCGCATGCTGGGGCCGGATAAGATCATAGGCGTATCCGCCGGGACGCTGCCCGAGGCTCTGAAGGCCGCGGCGGACGGGGCGGATTACCTGGGGGTGGGGGCCATGTACGCCACCGCCACCAAGCAGGACGCGGACGTGACCACGATGGAGGAATTAAAGGCCATCCGCGCGGCGGTGGAACTGCCCATCGTGATCATCGGCGGGGTCAACGAAAGCACGCTGCCCCGCTTTGCCCATACGGGCGTGGATGGGGCGGCGGTGGTCTCGGCCATCATCGCCCAAAAGGATATTGCCTCTGCGGCGCGCAGGCTTTATCCTTTGGCGGCGAAACTAAAGTAG
- a CDS encoding rhamnulokinase has translation MATRNVLAFDFGASSGRAILGRFDGDKITLQETHRFANEPVQAQGRLQWDVLRLLHETRQGLAKSYAAAPYASFSIDTWGVDYGLLDARGRLLENPVHYRDGRTAHAIEEVCARIPRQALYARTGTQLINFNTLFQLTVAQNEQPQLLALADRLLFMPDLLAYFLTGEKYSEFSIASTSQLLSPGALQWNTGLLAQLGLPSRLLGPLVDAGARLGALTDETCELCGIPPAEYIACCAHDTASAVAAVPQPQGEALYISSGTWSLMGVERRTPLLTAPAAQANVTNEGGYGRSIRLLKNIAGLWLLQECRRQWRKEGQDLSFADMAQAALAAPAFARIIDPDDPCFMAPGNMPARIADYCSRHGMTPPQTIGETLRCVYESLAARYALTLGTLQELTGSRYPAIHIVGGGCQDRVLSQWTADACSLPVICGPVEATATGNLMVQLIALGELADLSQGREMVARSFAPVTYAPHPSSQWDEALARLAALQP, from the coding sequence TTGGCTACCCGCAACGTACTGGCCTTTGACTTTGGCGCTTCCAGCGGCCGGGCTATTTTGGGCCGCTTTGACGGGGATAAAATCACCCTGCAGGAGACCCACCGCTTTGCCAACGAGCCGGTGCAGGCGCAGGGCCGTCTGCAATGGGATGTGCTGCGCCTGCTGCATGAGACCCGCCAGGGTCTGGCCAAGTCCTATGCCGCGGCGCCCTACGCCTCCTTTAGCATCGATACCTGGGGGGTGGATTACGGCCTGCTGGACGCCCGGGGACGCCTGCTTGAAAACCCGGTGCACTACCGGGACGGGCGCACGGCCCATGCCATCGAGGAAGTTTGCGCGCGCATCCCCAGGCAGGCGCTGTATGCCCGCACCGGCACACAGCTGATCAATTTTAACACCCTGTTCCAGCTGACCGTGGCCCAAAACGAACAGCCCCAACTGCTGGCCCTGGCGGACCGGCTGCTGTTTATGCCGGATCTACTGGCCTATTTTCTCACCGGGGAGAAGTACAGCGAGTTTTCCATCGCCTCCACCTCCCAGCTGCTCTCGCCGGGGGCGCTGCAGTGGAATACCGGGTTATTGGCGCAGCTGGGCCTGCCATCGCGGCTTTTAGGCCCGCTGGTGGATGCGGGTGCCCGCTTGGGCGCGCTGACGGACGAAACCTGTGAGCTGTGCGGCATACCGCCGGCGGAGTATATCGCCTGCTGCGCCCACGATACCGCCTCGGCCGTGGCCGCGGTGCCCCAGCCCCAGGGCGAGGCGCTGTACATCTCCAGTGGCACCTGGTCGCTGATGGGGGTGGAAAGGCGCACGCCGCTGCTGACCGCCCCGGCAGCCCAGGCCAACGTGACCAATGAAGGCGGCTACGGGCGCTCTATCCGGCTGCTGAAAAACATCGCCGGGTTGTGGCTGCTGCAAGAGTGCCGCCGCCAATGGCGCAAGGAGGGGCAGGACCTCTCCTTTGCCGATATGGCCCAGGCCGCCCTTGCCGCGCCGGCCTTTGCCCGCATCATCGATCCGGACGATCCCTGCTTTATGGCCCCGGGCAACATGCCCGCACGCATCGCGGACTATTGTAGCCGCCATGGGATGACGCCGCCCCAAACGATCGGCGAGACCCTGCGCTGCGTTTACGAGAGCCTGGCCGCCCGGTACGCCCTCACCCTTGGCACCCTGCAGGAATTGACCGGTTCGCGTTATCCGGCCATCCACATCGTGGGCGGCGGCTGTCAGGATCGGGTGCTCTCCCAATGGACGGCGGACGCCTGCAGCCTGCCGGTGATCTGCGGGCCGGTAGAGGCCACGGCCACCGGCAACCTGATGGTACAGCTCATCGCCTTGGGAGAGCTTGCGGATCTATCCCAGGGCCGGGAGATGGTGGCCCGCTCCTTTGCGCCGGTCACCTACGCGCCGCACCCCTCGTCCCAGTGGGACGAGGCGCTGGCCCGCCTTGCGGCGCTGCAACCATAA
- a CDS encoding HAD family hydrolase, whose amino-acid sequence MIVDFKGAIFDLDGTILDSMGLWGEIDEVFLARRGIPMPVDYKQALQPMSYAQAADYTIARFGLKEEPAAIMAEWDEMAQEAYAHTLALKPFAGEYIRRLKALGVRVALATASARSLYEPALRRHGLYGCFDALTDLSQVRGDKRGPGLFWLAAEKLGVEIADCMVFEDSLHAAQGAKASGARLTVVQDAYAKSDEAALRRLADRYVADFGELLEKGVEA is encoded by the coding sequence ATGATAGTAGATTTTAAGGGCGCGATCTTCGACCTGGATGGAACGATACTGGATTCCATGGGCCTTTGGGGCGAGATCGACGAGGTATTTCTGGCCCGGCGTGGCATCCCCATGCCGGTGGATTATAAGCAGGCGCTCCAGCCCATGAGCTATGCCCAGGCGGCGGATTACACCATCGCCCGGTTTGGGTTAAAGGAGGAGCCGGCGGCCATCATGGCGGAGTGGGACGAGATGGCCCAGGAAGCCTATGCGCACACGCTGGCGCTCAAGCCCTTTGCGGGGGAATATATCCGCCGGCTAAAGGCGCTGGGGGTACGGGTCGCGCTGGCGACGGCCTCCGCCCGCAGCTTGTACGAGCCGGCGCTGCGCCGCCACGGGCTATATGGGTGCTTTGACGCGCTGACGGATCTAAGCCAGGTGCGGGGGGATAAGCGCGGGCCGGGATTGTTCTGGCTGGCGGCGGAAAAGCTGGGCGTGGAGATCGCGGACTGCATGGTTTTTGAGGATTCGTTACACGCGGCGCAGGGGGCCAAGGCCTCCGGCGCGAGGTTGACCGTGGTGCAGGATGCCTATGCCAAGAGCGATGAGGCCGCCCTGCGCAGGCTGGCCGACCGCTACGTGGCAGATTTTGGAGAGCTGCTGGAAAAAGGCGTTGAGGCCTGA
- a CDS encoding diaminopimelate decarboxylase → MKTVPFTKAQLEKIVAQYPTPFHLYDERGIRDTARKLHKAFAWNKGYKEFFAVKALPNPFILKILREEGCGVDCSSYTELMLAESCGFAGGEIMFSANDMPAQDFRKVRALDGTVNLDDISHIDFLKENGGIPHKISCRFNPGGDFKLGNTIMGNPGEAKYGFTRSQLTQGFKKLMALGVKEFGLHAFLASNTTDDSYYPALARLLFQTAVELYEETGGRVTFINLSGGVGIPYLPDQPGADILKIGAGVQKAYEEVIVPSPLHQVSINTELGRFMTGPHGYLISRVIHEKKTHKDYLGLDASAVNLMRPAMYGAYHHITVMGKESAPCDHKYDVTGSLCENNDKFAIDRMLPKTEIGDLVVIHDTGAHGFAMGYNYNGRLRSAEVLLGADGQATLIRRAETPRDYFATFDFTHLLDEALQKDENGRL, encoded by the coding sequence ATGAAGACGGTACCTTTTACAAAAGCACAGCTGGAGAAAATCGTCGCCCAGTATCCCACGCCCTTCCATCTGTATGATGAGCGCGGCATCCGCGATACGGCGCGCAAATTGCACAAAGCCTTTGCGTGGAATAAGGGCTATAAGGAGTTTTTCGCCGTCAAGGCCCTGCCCAACCCCTTTATTTTGAAGATCCTGCGCGAAGAGGGCTGTGGGGTGGATTGCTCCTCCTATACGGAGCTGATGCTGGCCGAGAGCTGCGGCTTTGCCGGCGGGGAGATCATGTTCTCCGCCAACGATATGCCCGCCCAGGATTTTCGCAAGGTCCGCGCACTGGACGGCACGGTGAACCTGGACGATATCAGCCATATCGATTTTTTAAAGGAAAACGGCGGCATCCCCCACAAGATCAGCTGCCGCTTTAATCCCGGCGGGGACTTTAAGCTGGGCAATACCATCATGGGTAACCCCGGCGAGGCCAAATACGGCTTTACCCGCTCCCAGCTGACCCAAGGGTTTAAAAAGCTGATGGCCTTAGGGGTAAAAGAGTTTGGCCTGCACGCCTTTTTGGCCAGCAATACCACCGATGATAGCTATTATCCGGCGCTGGCCCGGCTGCTTTTTCAGACCGCGGTGGAGCTTTACGAGGAAACCGGCGGCCGGGTAACGTTTATCAACCTTTCCGGAGGCGTGGGCATCCCCTACCTGCCGGATCAGCCGGGCGCGGATATCCTCAAGATCGGCGCGGGCGTGCAAAAGGCCTATGAAGAGGTCATCGTCCCCTCGCCGCTGCACCAGGTGTCCATCAATACCGAGCTTGGCCGGTTTATGACCGGGCCCCACGGGTACCTGATTTCCCGGGTGATCCATGAGAAAAAGACCCATAAAGACTATCTGGGCCTGGATGCCAGCGCGGTCAACCTCATGCGGCCGGCCATGTACGGCGCCTATCATCACATCACCGTCATGGGCAAGGAATCTGCGCCCTGCGACCACAAATATGATGTGACCGGCTCGCTGTGCGAGAATAACGATAAGTTCGCTATCGACCGGATGCTGCCCAAGACGGAGATCGGCGATCTGGTCGTTATACACGATACCGGCGCGCACGGCTTTGCCATGGGCTATAACTACAATGGCCGCCTGCGCTCAGCCGAGGTGCTGCTGGGCGCGGACGGACAGGCCACGCTCATCCGCCGGGCCGAGACCCCGCGGGATTACTTTGCCACTTTCGATTTTACCCACCTGCTGGATGAGGCCTTGCAAAAGGACGAGAATGGGCGGTTGTAA
- a CDS encoding MerR family transcriptional regulator produces MEYTVRGLSKLSGVSERALRYYDSLGLLCPERLPNGYRRYGSSEVARLQQILFYRQMGIPLKEIALLLDDPEFDRAAALLCHRQSLCRKLTALEKLIGNIDRTLQEWKGGEIMSDQERFEGLGQAAAQKNEQNYGREIRQKYGDKAVDQSNAALSKLNKTQYQAMMQEGETITAAIAACMPQGAGAQETQAAIARHYAYLNAHFGIHYTYEMYAGLGQMYACDPRFTAYYERFAPGLAAFMQQAIAIFVQEAGAKAE; encoded by the coding sequence ATGGAATATACCGTACGAGGCCTGTCTAAGCTCTCGGGCGTCAGCGAGCGGGCGCTGCGCTACTACGACAGCCTGGGGCTGCTATGCCCGGAGCGCTTGCCAAACGGTTACCGCCGGTATGGCTCGTCCGAGGTCGCCCGCCTGCAGCAGATCCTGTTTTACCGGCAGATGGGCATCCCCCTAAAGGAGATCGCCCTGCTGCTGGACGACCCGGAGTTTGACCGGGCCGCCGCCCTGCTTTGCCACCGCCAATCGCTATGCCGCAAGCTAACGGCGCTGGAAAAGCTGATCGGCAATATCGACAGGACCCTGCAAGAATGGAAAGGAGGAGAAATCATGTCCGATCAGGAACGATTCGAGGGCCTCGGCCAGGCGGCCGCCCAGAAAAACGAACAAAACTATGGCCGTGAGATACGCCAAAAATATGGCGATAAGGCAGTGGATCAAAGCAACGCCGCCCTGTCCAAGCTCAACAAAACGCAATACCAGGCCATGATGCAGGAGGGCGAGACGATAACAGCCGCCATTGCCGCCTGCATGCCCCAGGGCGCGGGCGCGCAGGAGACCCAGGCCGCCATCGCGCGGCACTACGCCTACCTCAACGCGCACTTCGGCATCCATTATACCTACGAGATGTACGCGGGCCTGGGCCAGATGTACGCCTGCGATCCGCGGTTTACCGCTTATTATGAGCGGTTCGCACCCGGGCTAGCGGCGTTTATGCAGCAGGCCATTGCCATTTTCGTGCAAGAGGCTGGCGCAAAGGCCGAATAG
- the thiD gene encoding bifunctional hydroxymethylpyrimidine kinase/phosphomethylpyrimidine kinase, with product MVTALSIAGSDCSGGAGIQADLKTFAALGVYGMSAITTVVAENTQAVFCRQDIAPDVLAAQIEAVLGDIPPDAVKIGLLPSAAAVRTVAAALKGTALPVVLDPVMVASAGQTLHGADMLEALKAELLPLVTLITPNLAEAAALSGLPVENHLQRQAAALKLKDLGPRVVLLKGGHLDGAAEDLYYDGEGFCAFTSPRIDTKNTHGTGCTLSSAIAAYLARGYALAQAVEKAKAYITGAIANGLALGRGAGPLGHFYLQDGKQEEGS from the coding sequence ATCGTAACGGCTTTAAGCATCGCGGGCAGCGACTGCAGCGGCGGCGCGGGCATCCAGGCGGATCTCAAGACCTTTGCGGCGCTGGGGGTCTATGGGATGAGCGCCATCACCACCGTAGTGGCGGAAAATACCCAGGCGGTTTTTTGCCGTCAGGACATCGCGCCGGATGTGCTGGCCGCGCAGATCGAGGCGGTGCTGGGCGATATCCCACCGGACGCCGTCAAGATCGGCCTGCTGCCCAGCGCGGCAGCGGTGCGCACGGTGGCCGCAGCGCTGAAGGGCACTGCCCTGCCCGTGGTTTTGGACCCGGTAATGGTGGCCTCTGCCGGGCAAACGCTGCACGGGGCGGATATGCTGGAGGCTTTAAAGGCAGAGCTGCTGCCTCTTGTGACGTTGATCACCCCTAATTTGGCCGAGGCGGCCGCGCTGAGCGGACTGCCGGTAGAAAACCACTTGCAGCGGCAGGCCGCGGCGCTGAAGTTAAAAGACCTGGGGCCGCGGGTGGTATTGCTTAAAGGCGGCCACCTGGATGGGGCGGCTGAGGACCTGTACTACGATGGGGAGGGCTTTTGCGCCTTTACCAGCCCGCGGATCGACACGAAAAACACCCATGGTACCGGCTGCACCCTGTCCTCGGCCATTGCGGCTTACCTGGCGCGGGGCTATGCCCTGGCGCAGGCGGTGGAAAAGGCCAAGGCGTATATTACCGGCGCCATCGCCAACGGGCTGGCGCTGGGCAGGGGCGCGGGCCCTTTGGGGCACTTTTACTTGCAAGATGGAAAACAGGAAGAAGGCAGTTAG
- the thiC gene encoding phosphomethylpyrimidine synthase ThiC codes for MQQYTTQMDAAKKGIITEQMKAVAEKENLDVEVIRARVAAGTIAIPANKNHKALDAQGVGQGLRTKINVNLGVSGDLADNEMEWQKVQTAIELGAEAIMDLSNFGKTHAFRKRLIDAAPAMIGTVPVYDVVGYTGKIVNDLTYKDFLAVVEKHAKDGVDFVTIHAGLTRHTAQKVLDNPRQTNVVSRGGSVLFAWMVHTGNENPFFEHYDELLDILARYDVTLSLGDACRPGSIADATDAAQIEELITLGELTRRAWEKNVQVIIEGPGHMALNEIQANMILQKRLCHGAPFYVLGPLVTDIAPGYDHITSAIGGAIAAASGADFLCYVTPAEHLRLPDVQDVREGIIASRIAAHAADIAKGVPGARDWDNAMSRARQEVNWEKMYELAVDPKKAREYHDSSRPAQEDTCTMCGEMCAMKTMNRILSGEAGCVKL; via the coding sequence ATGCAGCAGTACACCACGCAGATGGACGCGGCCAAAAAGGGCATAATTACCGAACAGATGAAGGCGGTGGCCGAGAAGGAAAACCTGGATGTGGAAGTGATCCGCGCGCGGGTGGCCGCGGGCACCATCGCCATACCGGCCAATAAAAACCACAAAGCTTTGGATGCGCAGGGGGTAGGGCAGGGCCTGCGCACCAAGATCAACGTGAACCTGGGCGTTTCGGGCGACCTGGCCGATAACGAGATGGAGTGGCAAAAGGTGCAGACCGCCATTGAGCTTGGGGCCGAGGCGATCATGGACTTAAGCAACTTTGGCAAGACCCACGCCTTCCGCAAGCGGCTGATCGACGCGGCCCCGGCCATGATCGGTACCGTACCGGTATATGACGTGGTGGGGTATACCGGCAAAATCGTAAACGATTTAACGTATAAAGATTTTTTGGCCGTGGTGGAAAAGCATGCCAAGGACGGGGTAGATTTTGTGACCATCCACGCGGGGCTGACCCGGCATACCGCCCAGAAGGTGCTGGACAACCCCCGGCAGACCAACGTGGTATCCCGCGGCGGATCGGTGCTTTTTGCCTGGATGGTGCACACCGGCAACGAGAACCCCTTCTTTGAGCATTACGACGAGCTGCTGGATATCCTGGCCAGGTATGATGTGACGCTCAGCCTGGGGGATGCCTGCCGCCCCGGCAGCATTGCCGACGCCACCGACGCCGCCCAGATCGAGGAATTGATCACCTTGGGCGAGTTAACTCGTCGCGCCTGGGAGAAGAACGTGCAGGTCATCATCGAGGGGCCGGGGCATATGGCGCTAAATGAGATACAGGCCAATATGATCTTACAAAAACGGCTGTGCCACGGCGCGCCCTTTTATGTACTGGGGCCCCTGGTCACCGATATCGCCCCGGGGTACGACCATATCACCTCGGCCATCGGCGGGGCCATCGCCGCGGCCAGCGGGGCGGATTTCCTTTGCTATGTGACCCCGGCCGAGCACCTTCGGCTGCCGGATGTGCAGGATGTGCGCGAGGGCATCATCGCCAGCCGCATCGCAGCCCATGCGGCCGATATCGCCAAGGGCGTGCCCGGCGCGCGGGATTGGGATAACGCCATGAGCCGCGCTAGGCAGGAGGTCAACTGGGAGAAGATGTATGAACTGGCGGTAGACCCCAAAAAGGCCCGGGAATACCATGATTCCTCCCGCCCGGCGCAGGAGGACACCTGCACCATGTGCGGGGAGATGTGCGCCATGAAGACCATGAACCGCATCCTTTCCGGCGAGGCGGGGTGCGTGAAGCTCTAA
- a CDS encoding SMP-30/gluconolactonase/LRE family protein, with protein sequence MDYLARVVLNSRCALGEGPVWDERAGLLYFTDITGKALHRLDPVSGACEVMRPGFQVGAFALCQGSDELVLAGENGFYRAAWLAKPRRICLVPARGENRRFNDGKCDPAGRFLAGVMHNAQTPVGVLYSLAGQTATPLLEGLRCPNGLCWTQDGRTLYYADSPTQEIRAYDYDPSTGALSGGRVAVRIRPEEGVPDGMTIDSQGKLWVAQWGGWQVGHYDPQTGEKLGKVDVPAHCTSSCVFGGADFKTLYITTARRPDEPAASPAGDIFAVHLPVAGLPFARFAG encoded by the coding sequence ATGGATTATTTGGCACGCGTGGTGCTAAACAGCCGCTGTGCGCTGGGCGAGGGCCCGGTCTGGGATGAGCGCGCGGGGCTGTTATACTTTACGGATATCACCGGCAAAGCGCTGCACCGGCTGGACCCCGTAAGCGGGGCCTGCGAGGTGATGCGTCCCGGTTTTCAGGTAGGGGCCTTTGCCCTTTGCCAGGGCAGCGACGAGCTGGTGCTGGCCGGGGAAAACGGCTTTTACCGCGCCGCATGGCTGGCCAAGCCGCGGCGCATTTGCCTGGTACCCGCCCGTGGCGAGAACCGCCGCTTTAACGATGGCAAGTGCGACCCTGCGGGCCGCTTTCTGGCCGGCGTCATGCATAACGCGCAGACCCCGGTGGGCGTGCTGTACAGCCTGGCCGGGCAGACGGCCACCCCGCTGCTGGAGGGCCTGCGCTGCCCCAACGGCCTTTGCTGGACGCAGGATGGGCGCACCCTCTACTATGCCGATTCTCCCACGCAGGAGATACGCGCCTACGATTACGACCCGTCTACCGGCGCCCTTTCCGGCGGGCGGGTGGCCGTGCGCATCCGTCCTGAGGAAGGCGTGCCCGACGGCATGACCATCGACAGTCAGGGCAAGCTGTGGGTGGCCCAATGGGGCGGCTGGCAGGTCGGCCATTATGATCCCCAGACCGGCGAAAAACTGGGCAAGGTGGATGTGCCCGCCCACTGTACCTCCAGCTGCGTCTTTGGCGGGGCGGATTTCAAGACCCTGTATATCACCACCGCCCGCCGGCCCGATGAGCCCGCCGCCTCCCCGGCCGGGGATATCTTCGCGGTGCATCTGCCGGTGGCCGGGCTGCCCTTTGCGCGGTTTGCAGGGTAA
- a CDS encoding shikimate kinase, translating to MQSTDQENIVLIGMPGCGKSTVGVLLAKALGRGFVDTDLLLQAHSGHLLQQIVDQDGIDAFLRQEEQTLLTVAPGGQVVATGGSAVYSEKAMAHLKKGGKVVYLRLPLDEIQRRVQNIATRGIAMGPGQTLADLYRIRIPLYEKYADLTVDCAGQTLEQTVQALCAALGMACAQMRTQN from the coding sequence ATGCAATCGACAGATCAGGAGAATATCGTACTCATCGGCATGCCAGGCTGCGGCAAGAGTACCGTAGGCGTGCTATTGGCCAAAGCCCTTGGGCGCGGCTTTGTGGATACCGACCTGTTGCTGCAGGCCCATTCTGGGCATCTGTTGCAGCAGATCGTCGATCAGGATGGGATCGACGCCTTTTTGCGCCAGGAGGAGCAGACCCTGTTGACCGTCGCTCCCGGCGGCCAGGTCGTCGCCACCGGGGGCAGCGCGGTGTACAGCGAAAAGGCCATGGCCCACCTTAAAAAAGGCGGCAAAGTGGTCTATCTGCGCTTGCCCTTAGATGAAATCCAGCGGCGGGTGCAAAATATCGCCACCCGAGGCATCGCCATGGGCCCGGGGCAGACCCTTGCGGACCTGTACCGCATCCGCATCCCCTTGTATGAGAAATATGCGGATTTAACGGTGGATTGCGCAGGACAAACGCTGGAGCAAACCGTGCAGGCGCTGTGCGCAGCGCTGGGGATGGCCTGTGCTCAAATGCGCACACAAAACTGA
- a CDS encoding glycoside hydrolase family 172 protein: MPLYELSNAVRRCQNFEYRSDRPGDGARENRGFKGHAYDRLPAGERVTLLDAAGPGVVDHIWITFKNREEIAPAHLQRALRLEAYWDGAKTPAVACPLGDFFGGAFGEAVSFENELFSSPGGKCFNCFIPMPFLKRGRIELVNESDEDINQLFYTVNYRKQALEGEKIGYFHAYWSRTMPPVGQDVTILPQVEGAGRFLGCAMQVATHPRYGGAWWGEGEVKAFIDGDGDYPSWLCTGTEDYPATAWLLNPFAHRYTGCLLCDEAGGRFQIYRLHVPDPIYFNQRIRVQVQQIGGWQREKLKELFTPQNQPQVITAINMQDGSWRNAFAPEQTLSLFDEDIPGDSWMNFLRQDDWACTAWFYLDRPENGLPALQAYPERNQSLFEKQ; encoded by the coding sequence ATGCCGCTTTACGAGCTGTCAAACGCGGTCCGCCGCTGCCAGAATTTTGAATACCGTAGCGACCGGCCGGGCGACGGCGCCCGGGAAAACCGGGGCTTTAAAGGCCACGCGTATGACCGGCTGCCCGCGGGCGAGCGGGTGACGCTGCTGGATGCTGCCGGCCCGGGCGTGGTGGATCATATCTGGATCACCTTTAAAAACCGGGAGGAGATCGCCCCGGCGCATTTGCAGCGGGCGCTGCGTCTGGAGGCCTATTGGGATGGGGCAAAGACCCCGGCTGTGGCCTGCCCGTTGGGAGATTTTTTTGGCGGCGCCTTTGGCGAGGCGGTTTCCTTTGAAAACGAGCTGTTCTCTTCGCCGGGGGGCAAGTGTTTTAACTGCTTTATTCCTATGCCGTTTTTAAAGCGGGGGCGGATTGAACTGGTCAACGAATCGGATGAGGATATCAACCAGCTCTTTTATACGGTCAATTACCGCAAGCAGGCGCTGGAGGGCGAAAAAATCGGCTATTTCCACGCCTATTGGTCCCGCACCATGCCCCCGGTGGGGCAGGATGTGACGATCCTGCCGCAGGTAGAGGGCGCGGGCCGCTTTTTGGGCTGTGCCATGCAGGTGGCGACTCACCCGCGCTATGGCGGGGCCTGGTGGGGCGAGGGCGAGGTAAAGGCTTTTATCGATGGGGACGGAGATTATCCCTCCTGGCTGTGTACGGGGACGGAGGACTATCCGGCTACCGCCTGGCTGCTTAACCCCTTTGCCCACCGGTATACCGGGTGCCTGTTGTGCGACGAGGCGGGGGGACGCTTCCAAATCTACCGGCTGCACGTGCCGGACCCGATATATTTTAACCAGCGCATCCGCGTGCAGGTCCAGCAGATTGGCGGCTGGCAGCGCGAGAAGCTAAAAGAACTGTTTACGCCGCAAAACCAGCCCCAGGTGATAACCGCGATCAACATGCAGGATGGTTCCTGGCGCAACGCCTTTGCGCCGGAGCAGACCCTTTCCCTGTTTGACGAGGACATCCCCGGGGACAGCTGGATGAACTTTCTGCGCCAGGACGACTGGGCCTGTACAGCCTGGTTTTATCTGGACCGGCCGGAAAATGGCCTGCCCGCTTTGCAAGCCTACCCGGAGCGGAACCAGAGCCTGTTTGAAAAACAATGA